The Mytilus edulis chromosome 5, xbMytEdul2.2, whole genome shotgun sequence genomic interval AATCAATAATTACAGGTCACCATACGAACACGACTATATATTATAGAACGCTGTAAACGTGCATTACTAGTATATGATAAATTGTGATGTAATTCAGAAAATAACACCAACGCCGAGATTTATGCtataaacagagacatatataaatacaattgTATTGTATGTCtctgctataaaaaaaataaaaaaataaaacaaatgtgacagACAGACAAGAAGCATAAACAACAACTTTATTAAAGGAAATGCAGAACGAGATGAGACGGGTCTAATAGGTTTATGAGCGCTTAACCATTCCCTTACACTGGAAGGGGTGTAGCAATGCAACCTACGAACACACTGTTAAAATAAGTTGACAGGGCTTTAATtagaggcgaaagatatcaaatGGACATtcaagttaaaaagaaaaaaataaactgacaattttctggcgaaaaaaataaaatatcaacatagaaaactagactaAGCAATaagaaccacaccaaaaacttgGGATGATTTCCGATGCTccaaagggtaagcagatcatgcccAACATGTTGTTTTACTCATGAAATAGGTTCAGAGAGTTTACCAAAACTTTAATAAGAAGACAAAAATCACGAAGTTTCGATTCAAATTGTCATTTGAAAGAAGATTCAAAGAAGTCAGATTTCTAccaataaatacatgtaaatattttcgTAGACAAAAATATCTGTAATTTACTGAAAATTTATCATGTTTTCTTATGAAACTTAGGGATAgtatggattaaaaaaaaaatttatacaatttttttctccatcattatttaaacattaaatccaaatgcagaaaaatattaaattacgTTTATATATCCTTCAGCATTGACAATAACATATTGGTTTAGATTAGGTAATGAAAGTATCTAATACATGAACATtgttatgaataaaataaatgtttttacaatataaatataaggaCATGTGACtaagattgtcaatgagacaactatcacctaaagttcaaatgaagtggaagCAAGCAACTAAAGGCAAACGtgcagacttcaacaatgagaaaaaacatataccggatagtctgctataaaagtccccgccacaataaacatgaaaataaaatcaattaagaaAACGGCcgaatttataacaaaacaatttaaataaaacaaattagacAGACATGAACCAAAAACAACCAACATGACCAATGAAGTATAggatcctgactttggacagtaTATACAGTATTTGTCACGGTTGCACATGTTTGAAGGCGCTAACCCTTTCCTAACTTGGGGCACTGGTGTAACAGTtaaacataagaacaaattttacaaatcagttgaaaaaaggctttTTCTATTACTAGAATACAGATGGCACTCCACCGAGAAGTTTTTGACCGCTAAATtggaaaatacaaaaatgtttgatataatgATAGCTATGTAACCAAGAATGTTCtgaaaagaataaataatatCATTGACGCAAGAagtgtttattttgatattcagTATTATAAATTTGTGTTATAAATTGTAGTATTTTCATCACAAACACCTCTATTTATAGGTAAACATCATCACTGGtgcaacattttgtttttaaatttaaactccTATAAAcagttattataatattttaaatacttCCTTTTTTTAGCGCAATAtgtcgaataaaaaaaaaaatgataaaaagtccttttcaaaagatttttataatttgttcttatgttgtattgtccCAGGTTAGTGCAGTGTTGGTGAGTTCAAACATGTTATtgtgattgtccctttggtatctttcgtccctctcttaaaCTCCACCACATTATGTTTTTACCTGTCAAAAATCTGCAGGCTGCAGTCAggggttgttgttggttcatgtttgttatatttgtttttcgtaagttgttttgttataaagaaaCATGCAAACGACTCATTCTTGATTGCATCTGAGTGAGAGGACATCTATATGATTCCATGCCATTGAAAACATGCATGCTAGTTACAATATTTGTTCTTATAATGCTAAAAATAGGAAATATTAAACAACTATCCTGACTGTTTATAAATGATTTCAATCTTTAAAATGTAATGCATCAGTGATGATGTGTTCCTTTAAATAGAGTTTTTCATGAtgaaaatatttaagatatttttattcaaaagaaatattgaatgactgcaTACGAATTTAAACTTGTGTTGCATCAAGGATGAAAATAGTTCTTTTCATAACATCCTtggcgtatactaaatttagtcctggtatctatgatgagtttatttattatttagctgtcatttgaattatacatcTTTGGCTTTACCAAATCAAATGTCTAAAATTTCCTGTTGGAGGGTATTTccttcaattttaaaagtaaGATATGATAAGAAATTCAAAAGCTTGCAAATTacattaataatgaaaaaaacctAATTCAAATAGTTTATGAATAAGTCCGGacaattaaggaataacagtactgtagttaaAGAGTTGCCagcgtcaattgtagatttgacggtcgcaaatgcagtttacCTGGCGACGTAGCGGATAAGTTTCTATAACAATgattatttaaaacattattgtACCGTAAGAtacgatttttataaaattgttcataatatactaTACACGTAACACGAGTCTGTTTCATATATGTTATTCGTACAAATAGGTTAAACGTTAATAACTATTGAACACGAACTTTCTGATAAAACTCGACAAAATTTTGTTACCACGTCCACGTCCACTTTTCACTTATTACCCAATTCAATGTATCACCGAACTTATACTTGCCGTGATATAACAGGTGAAATAAgacctgcttacccttctgaaTCACCTGATGTGACCGTTTTATCTCTTCTAGGCCTCTAATTCGTGACAAATGTATCGTTTTTATTATAAACTTCTTATTCAGTTTAAGCAGCGTCCTATTATACCGATTTGAAAGTATTTGTCAATGTTTTCGAACAGAGAACCAACCGTCTAGATCATACGAGGATGAAGCGgtgtcctttttttttctttattgttgGACTGTTTTAATACTATTAGTTGTTTGTAGGTGTATAGAAAACGTGAAGGCCTTTCAACCTCTCACAAGTTTGAGTACCGTGTGATTCGTCATTTTGTTCTGCATTTATctttacattttgattttaattgtttCTTCAGATACACGCCTTTTAATGGCAGAGAAAAGGGGGAACCACAGCGAGTCCACTTTCTTAAACAATCCATCGACTGAATCCGATGAACTGTTGTGCAAGATACATCAGAAGGAAATTGTCTTCTTTTGCCGATGTCATGATAAATTATTGTGTATGGTGTGTAATCGTTTGGATCATTCAAAATGCAAGGACCAAATCTTTGAAATTGCAGTTGCAgcacaaaaagtaaaaacatcaaCAGCAATGGGCAAACTTGAACTGGACATTCTAAATCTTTTGCAAAACGTAAAAGACAGCCTACAAATCCAGAAACATAATTTATCAAGCTTACAAGAAGTTGAAAAAACAATCCGAAAGGAAGTTCAAATGATTATAGAACGAATTTATATACAACAAGAAAGTGTTCTGTGTGAATTGAAAACCCATAATGATAAAGTGAAACAGGCAGAACAAGATTTATTTCAACAGGAGTTGAGAATTTGCAAAATACAGGAAAGACTTTTCGCCCTTAAACGATCTGGTACAgataaacaattttttattgaaatgaaaatgGCTGAAGAAAATGCATTCAAAGAACGAAAGTCATTTTTGGCAGAAagtaatatgaaatataaaatcgGTTTTCAGATTAATCCCTTCTTTTCCTCGGCGGACAATACATTGGGAGAGATCAAATTTATGTCAAAATTGAGATCATATTCTACTTCGTCATTACATGAAGCACAGATAGAGCGGCCGATTGGTTCAGATATTACCAAAAATGTCCTAAAAATTGAACGCACTTTTAACATTCACCAAGCAAAACATCTGATGGAATTATACGGCTGCGCTATTTTACCTAATACAAATGTAGTATTTATTGACAGCAGTAATAAGCGACTAGTCATACATCATGAAAGCGGAGCATATTTAAAGGAGATACTGCTACCTGAAAAGCCATTTTATATAACTGCTGTTGGTATGGATGAGGTTGCTATATCTTTTTCGCCAAGACTGATaagaataataaacataaaaaccaACCAATTTGAGTCAAAACTTACAAAGTATATTGAAAATTACAGTCGTGGTATCTGCTATGATGATGGAAAGTTCTATTTTGTAGATCATGACGTTGGAATAAAGGAAGTAAGAATTGATAAAGAAGTGGTACGAAAAATACACGTCGATATAGCCGGAATCGGGAATATTGCTGTATTTAAAAAGAGGATATACTACACGGCTGATCACAACAATAAACTGTATTGTTCTGATACATCAGGAAAACAAATATGGACGATAAGCGACGACCGACTCAAAGCAAAAAAGAATTCAGCTCCGATAGCCGTAGATAATGAtggaaatatttttgtagctGGACCCGATACCGGGGTCGTCATAATAATTTCCCGTGATGGTAAGCACCAAAAGGTACTTACTGACGAGGTTAATGCCATACTACATCCACGTGGACTTTTCTATGACAAGCATCACAAGAAACTACTATTATGTTATAAGAAAAATGGCTTGGCGCACCTTTTTCGTCTTCGATAAATGAATACGAGCTTGAAGAACAAAGACATGGAGAAAGCTTTAAACCAAATGTGCTAATTTTTTTACTATCAGTATAATGTACATAGAGTTACATTATGCGAGTTTTATTgttacaaaaacttttaaaaaaattctaaattttaagcTGCTAGATTAGTTTTGAAGTTAAAACTTTCGAGATGACATAAATCTAAAAAAAGCTACGCGGGTTTGTTCATATCTATTTAAGCTATACAAGCTATAAGCGAAACTGCATCTTAGTTAAACACCAACCTTTTTATAATTTACGAACCTTCTTTTTTTACGCATTGGTTAGAGTTGTATTCATGACTCAACAATTGCTTTTAATTAAATCATACGAAGGAAAAAAGATATGATTATACTtttgatttgatcttttaattttatttcatactaGTATTTTCTTGTCAGAAAAAACGCGCGCCTGGTGGAAAAAATTGTAAGCATagtatatttaaaggttttttctaCCAGAATTGTCAAACGACTTCTTACAGGGTGCATTGCCCTTACAAgacaatttttcaaagtttttgaaaactATATGATTATAGGTAAAAATTACATGACGGAAAAATAACGAGCAAAATagtatttacaaataagtcatttACTCAAAACAGTTAGTCGACACCTTACAGGAGTTAATGTTTCTAAAATACTAGCTTTTTtggattttgtcttttttttagaaaaaaaataataaacagagAGAAACTTTGCTAAACACAATCATAAAGACAAGATTTATCAATAAGTCAAATAGCTTAAATTGTTGTAAAATATATGACTCTTTTCGGCTGTTTTTTATAACTTAAATTACGTTTTTACACTGCTATGACCTGCTATTCTACATGGTCAATTGACATATAGACTTTATCACCTTATTGAACTTAGAATAGATACATATCATCTTTCTTTGTGAAAACGCAAACGGGTTCCTATTATgaatacaattaataaaataaaatataattaaaaagattttttttaacaacttcatatttttttagtttgGTTGATTGACAGCAGTAGTCAGTGTTCCAATGTGCTTTTTGTGTAACGCTACTGATTAATATGTTTATATGCATCTTTAGCAGATTCCATACACAACCTTCTCTAAGCCATACAGAAAACGAAcattcctttggcaccatcttacggtgtttatatcgctatgcccgtgtctgttgtgacgtttttgattttaacgaacgcaacctatgtattactggtaaattattaaaccagggataccgttaccataaattacttaaaacctttactaattttttccatagatataaagatttggttttgaagtttggttgtacctgtagaaaacttatttcaaacgggatagcacatcctcatttttacggaaatgttgttaccgtgcccggaaatttagaaatgatccatgtaaacttgtcgctccttcaaataaactttttttaaaaggttacctattcaacactgtaataagatcattgaatattgtttttattggtataaatattgattttgttatcagtaaattagaagctaactaaatattactagtatgttatatacatatacatattcatggatctacaatctgtcgatacctgtaacttggcattcgTTGCACACGGTCATggttttctctggctgtttatgacgtctttacactaaatccattggatgttggatgtgtacggattgatagtttagtcttagatgcatgatttttttattagttgttagtggctttgaactagctgtcagataactgcgagtactatcAGATCTGTCCATTGTGTCTTTtggtgtcgggatgtataagtacccggccacgtccacttgtatcacttgtatttttgtccatctgatgagttaagcctttttcaactgatttttatagttcgttcttatgttgtactgttataccactgtcccaggttagggcgagggttggaatcccgctaacatgtttaaccccgccacattatttatgtatgtgcctgtcccaagtcaggagcctgcaattcagtggttgtcgtttgtttatgtgttacatatttgtttttttaacataaataaggccgttagttttctcgtttgaattattttacattgtcttatcggggcctattatagctgactatgcggtatgggctttgctcattgttgaaggccgtacggtgacctatagttgttaatgtctgtgtaattttggtcttttgtggatagttgtctcattggcaatcataccacatcttcttttttatatcttacaAAGTTAATTAATTTCTCTTCAGATATTTCAATGATGTCCTGTTAATAATCAATAATTCACATTTCAATAGGTGCTTACATCTTATATATCCATGTGAACTTGCTGTTAATTATACTACCGTAGAATATATgcttcatattttaattttttcaaaatataaacacATATAGACGACTTCAAACTAAAATCCATGACAAACTTGATGACTTTAACTTTCCATCTCTCAGCAGAAATATGCTCGTCGTTATATGGAGTTtataagaataaatattaaataatacgaTGCGCTCACGACGAGGGGAGGTTCTCCTCTCACAAAAACTACTTAAACAGGAGATATGTGGAGGAATGATTGGATTCGACACTATACATGTTTTATGGTCACACTCCGAAATAGGTTGATTAA includes:
- the LOC139523943 gene encoding uncharacterized protein; translated protein: MAEKRGNHSESTFLNNPSTESDELLCKIHQKEIVFFCRCHDKLLCMVCNRLDHSKCKDQIFEIAVAAQKVKTSTAMGKLELDILNLLQNVKDSLQIQKHNLSSLQEVEKTIRKEVQMIIERIYIQQESVLCELKTHNDKVKQAEQDLFQQELRICKIQERLFALKRSGTDKQFFIEMKMAEENAFKERKSFLAESNMKYKIGFQINPFFSSADNTLGEIKFMSKLRSYSTSSLHEAQIERPIGSDITKNVLKIERTFNIHQAKHLMELYGCAILPNTNVVFIDSSNKRLVIHHESGAYLKEILLPEKPFYITAVGMDEVAISFSPRLIRIINIKTNQFESKLTKYIENYSRGICYDDGKFYFVDHDVGIKEVRIDKEVVRKIHVDIAGIGNIAVFKKRIYYTADHNNKLYCSDTSGKQIWTISDDRLKAKKNSAPIAVDNDGNIFVAGPDTGVVIIISRDGKHQKVLTDEVNAILHPRGLFYDKHHKKLLLCYKKNGLAHLFRLR